The DNA window TATTCAATACTGGGGTAATTCCTGTTTCAACTATCTTGATCGCATCAAGTCCCAAAGGGATGCCTTTAAAATCATAAATAGGAATTTGATATTTAGGATTTGTACTAGCAGCAATTTTATACATATTATTTGTAGTAGTATGGGCAATATCTACCGTATCATGACCTAAAAATTTAATAATAGCTGGTGATGCAATCATTGCACATCCTCCAAATCCACCAACCTCCATAATGGCACTATCACCTAAATCTGGGTTAGCATCTTTCTCGGTATAGCCGGGAAAATATAATCCTTCTATCATTGGTGCTGGTGCAGTAAACCATCTTCCTTTTAAACCACTAATTCTAATACCAACTTCGACACCATTTCGAGCAATAGCAGTAACAATAGTTGATCCTCTAATACCATCTGCCATATCTGCAATTAATTTATTCGCTCCCATCGCTAAATTAAGGAAAAATTGATCATTACCAATAGAAATAAATCGCAGAATATCAGCCGTATGCTCTCCAGCATATTTTCCTATCGCATGAGAAAAATGCTTTAATATTAATGAAGTTGTTGCAATATTTCTCATATGTAATTCATCTCCCATCGCTAGACCTTGTGCCATAATAGGAGCTAAATCTACAGGACCATCTTGTTGTAAAATTTTCTGAAAAATTGGCATAAAAACATCTTTAATCCAATTCAATCGCTGCAGTGTTTTTTGACTATATTCGCCAAAACGCAATCCTACCCCTTGTCCTTCACTCACATTAACATAAGCTTGTTGTTGAGTATTTTTATCCTCAATAACCCAAAGCGGCATTGACCAAGTCGTTAAACCAGTCATCGGACCAACAACCCCAAATTCATGACAAGGCTTATAAATAATCTGACCACTTACAGCTATTTCTTTAGCTTCTTCAATATCTTTTGCAAAACCTTCATTAATCAATGCACAATATACTGCACCCTTCATCGGCGGACACATCTTTTCAAACTCAATCGGCGGTCCTGCATGTAAAAAGATATTTTTACTAAATCCTTTTAATACATCTTTTGCCTGCTTAATATTCACCAAGATAGGATCTGCTTGAGCCATTCTAGTAATAGCTTCTTTATTTGCTTTTAACATATTTACTCCTTCTATCCTAACAGATTAAAAAAATTAATAACTGCTTGACGTATCCCTTGTATTCCTAATGCTAAAGTCAAGATCACAACTAACCCACCAACAACATTTTGCAATGGTTTATTGACATATCTTCCTAATACTTGCTTATTATTTGTAACAATTAAAATTAAAATTGTAATCAATGGTAAAAAGAAACCACTGGTTGCCTGAGCTAAAATAATTATCTGTTGTGGATTTTTACCAATAATGGCTAGAACTGCACCAAAAAGAATAGCAATAATTGCTAAAATATTCGCTTTTCTTCCCTGAGCACCATCTTTAAACTGAAAAACCCCAGTAGTAATTTTCTTTAATGTAAATGGAATAGCTATTGCTGAAGATAAGCCTGCAGCAAACAGTCCTAAATTTCCTAACAAACTAGCATAATCACCGAGTACTGGTTTTAATGATTGAGTAAACATCAATGCTGGATTACCCGTGATATTTGTACCTTGCAATACGGTTGCACTGGTAACAACAATCGAAAATGTAATTAATCCACCAATAAGAATATTAATACCTATATCCCATTTAGCCTCAATTAAATCAGTTTCTTTACTCCAACGATCTTTCGAAGTAATAGAATGTAAAATTAAATTAATACCAATTAATGTAGTGCCTATTAATGCTAAAGTTAATACATATCCTCCTTCAGGAATATTTGGAATAACCCCTTTTAATATAGCAAATACATTAGGTTGAATAAAAAGAAATGTAATTACAAACACAATTCCCATAAAGCCAACAAATAACTTCATTATTAACTCTAATAAATGACTAGAACCCAATAAAGTAATAAGTAACACAATCATAGTCATTAAAATAACAACATATTTCTGTTCAAGACCTAATGCATTGGCTAAACCTAATGAACCACCAGAAAAATTACCTGCTTGGAATGCGAAACAAACAGTTAAAACGGCAAGTAACATTAAACCTTGAATAAATCTTTTCCAAATAATACTATTTGGAATAACATTAATTGTTGCTTGAATAAGATCTTGTTTAGTAATGATTGCTACTCTTGATGCCATTTCCATTAAAAACATCAATGAAATAACGGCAAATATAACCGCCCAAATCAAACTATATCCAAAAGCAATACCTGCTTTAGTAGAAACTATTATTGTTCCTGGACCAATAAATGCACTTGTTATAATTGCTGCTGGCCCACTAGATTTAATTTTTCTTATTAACGCATTCATAATTAATAATTCCCATTGATTAATTTTTAAAATTTTAACCAAAGTTAAAACCCAATTTAAATTAATTTTTTAAAGTAATAAATAAAACCTTTTTTCAATAATCATATAAAACTCTAAATAAGCCCTCCTATTCGCTGTTTAAAATCATAACATTTAAAATAATCATAAATTCCATAAAGAATATCTTGACCAGAAGAAAATCCCATATTTAATAAATTATTAATACAGTCTTCATCACTAATGTTATTTACCACATCAAGTATTTCTTGTTTAAATAATCTATTACTTGCATTATTTAAATAATTGGCACTAATCTCATTTGTTTTACTTTGAGATAAATTTGCTAATAATCTAAATTCTGGTAATATCCCTTGATGCTGTGAATAATAACCAGCCATATAACCTACAATATAATCATCACCACTTGGTGTTAAACCAATACCTAATCCTAATAAATCTTTTAATATTCCATCTTTCCTTCTGTTTTGAAATGCAATTTCAATTAATCCAAATTCTCTATTTAAACTCTTCAATTTGTTTTCAATACAGGATAATTCTATTAACTTATTATGATTTTCAAGATAACAACTAAATTCCTCTACGTCTAAATTAGGAATAAAGATTGTTTTATTGCTTGAATACTTAAGCTTTAAAAAGTAATCACCATCTACAATTAATGAATATGGTGCTTTATTTATTTTCTGGTTAAAAATAGAATAAATTCTATTTTGATATCTTAAATTAATAACATTATTAAATATACTCACAACCTGATAAGTACAATCTAATTTAAAATTTTTATCTTTTTTATACATCTTTTCACCATAAAGAAAATTTAATCATACTTATTTAAAGAAAAAGAAACACCAAAAGCAATAAATAACAATACCACAGAAAACATAAAACTCATATCTAATGATCCCGTATATTCTAGTACTTTTCCACCCACATAAGGTGCAATAATTGAACTTAATAATCCTACAAAATTAAAAATAGATAATGTAGTACTTAAGTTATTATTTGTATTTAATTTCGATACAGCGACTATTAATATAGGATCCAATGCCATCTTACCAAAAATACCATACATTACTAATGAAAATATTAAAACATTTAACTTATCACTATATACAAAAATACAAATAGATATAACAGTAAAAAATAAAAGAAATTTAATAAAAACACCTATTGCATTATATTTATCAACTAAAAGAGAAAAAATCAAAGAACTAAAAATAGAAATCACTGATATTAATAAAATAGAAATAGAAATAATACTTGTTGATATTAATTTTTCCTCTGACAAATAAACCTGAATCCAGGTTAACAAATGAAAGAAAGCATATAAAGATGAAAATGAAATAAAAAATATCTTTATAAGTTCTTTATTAACTTTAAACTGATTATGTTTATATCCATCTTGGATAACTGGTATATTTTTACCTAACAAATAAACTAAAAATAATGAGATAAAAAATACTATAAAATACAAAAATTTATAATCAATAGAATAATTATCAACTAATAAAACAGGGATCGTATTACCTAGTATAATTCCTATTGACATACCACTATTTATTATAGTAGTAGCAAATGTTTTATATTTTCCTACCACATATTTAGAAGATAATGAAAACTGTGGACCATAATAAATCCCCTCAAAAGCGCCAGCTAAAAATCTTAAGATAATAAAAAAATAAAAACTAGTAACCAATCCATTTAATAAACTTATAATTGCTAATCCTAAAAAACTTATCTTAATTATTTTTTCTATTCCAAATTTACCAGCCAATATTCCACCGGGTATTTGAAGCAATGTATAACCAAGAAAAAAAATACTAAATATTATTCCAACCTCACTAATAGAAATATTAAAATCCGTAAGAACATATTTTATTACTGGTGTTAACATTACCCGATCAAAATAAATCAAAGCCCAACCAAAACTAAAAATAAATGATAACTTTACCCAGCTAACACCATTATTCTTCATTATAATCCCTATAATATAAAACCATACTGCTTTATGTATAAGCACATAATATCAAATTTAATTAGTTCTATCTAAAACAAAATAGACTGTTCTTTAATAATATAGAATTAATTAATAAAAAACACCATATTGTTTAATTTTTTTTAATAATAATTAAAACATTAATTTCTGAATGGATTTTATGCTTACAAAGGTTAAATATAATCACTTATCTACGAATTTATTATCCAGATAATAAATACTTTAATTTAGGAGAAAAGAATGATAACAGCTGCGATCAAACCAAATTGTTTTCAAGATTCTGTTAGCTTGATGATTATCTCTAAAAAATTATCTAGCATGAATTGTGTAGAACAAGTCTCTGTTATGATGGGAACACCTGCAAACAAAGAACTACTGAAAAATACAGGGCTATGGCATGATATATTTAATAATGCAACACCAAATGATATTTGTATCTCAATAAATACAAAAGAGCATAATGATTCTATTATAGTAGAAGTAGAAAAAGCTTTAGATCAAGAATTAACCAATCTTGCTAACCATTCCAAAGGTAAAACATTACCAACTGTACGCAGCTGGACAAGGGCAACCAAAATTTTTCCACAAGCTAATATCGCTCTCATTTCTATTGCTGGAGAATATGCAGCTGATACAGCACATCAAGCTTTAGATAAAGGGCTAAATGTTATGCTTTTCTCTGATAATATTCCCTTAGAACAAGAACGTCAGTTAAAACTTAAAGCCAAAGAAAACAATTTAATTGTTATGGGACCCGATTGTGGAACATCTATTATTGCGGGTATTCCATTAGCTTTCGCCAATAGAGTACCTGAAGGTTGTATTGGAATAGTTGGTGCTTCTGGAACTGGTATCCAAGAGTTATGTTCTCAAATTGTCTTACAAGGAGAAGGTATTTCTCATGCTCTTGGTTTAGGCGGACGAGATCTATCCGAAGAGATTGGTGGAATTAGTGCTGAAATTGCTTTAGATATGCTCAATCAGGATACTAAAACAAAAGTCATTGCTTTCGTTTCAAAACCACCTTCACCATCTGTTAAAGAAAAAATTATTCAAAAAATGCAATCTTTGACTAAACCTGTGATTGCCATTTTTCTTGGTCACAGGCCAACACAACAAAATTTAGGTAATGGCGTTGAACTCGCTTACACTCTTGATGAAGCAGCCAAAAAAGCTGTTATGCTTGCCAAAATACAGCGGATTATCACTTCTCAGAAGACCTCTTTGTATCAAGGAAAAATCTATGGATTATATACAGGAGGTACTCTTGCTACAGAATGTGCGATTCTGATGGCAGAAGCGCTCAATTTACAAGTAGACAATAGCCATCATCAGGGAATTATGCTTAATGCAAAAGGGCATATGATCATTGATTTAGGCGATGATTTTTATACGCTTGGCAGACCGCATCCAATGATAGACCCTTCTACTCGTACAGATCAGATCGAAAAATTAAAAGATACTGAGTTTTCAATTCTTTTAGTTGATATTGTTCTTGGATTTGGTGGACATATCGATCCTGCTGGAGCGATTACACAAGCAATTATTCGCTTACGCCAACAACGTCAACAAGATTTTATTGTGATAGCAACAATCACAGGTACAGATCAAGATCCTCAATCTCGTCAAAAACAAATTCAAATTCTCAACGAAGCCGAAATTATTATTGCTAACAATATTAGAGAGGCTGTTGAACTTGCTGTTGGTTTAATTCATACCAAACCACAAGACCAAATTAGCAAAACAAACACTTTATTAAAACAACCTAAAATCATCAACATTGGTCTAAATAACTTTGCTCAAGATTTATTAAATTGCCAAGCAGAAGCAATTCATTTTCGTTGGGCACCTATTGCAGGTGGCAATCAGAAAATGATCGAATTATTAGCAAAACTCTCTTAATCCCGATAAAAATAAGGAATAACACAATGAAATATGATATTAACCAAGCAAATCTAGAAGTTATTACAAAAATCAAAACTGCTCGTCCTTTCTGGATCGGCGTTAAATTAGCTAAAGAGGTAATCCCTGAACTCAACCAAGGAAAAGTACTCCTGCATGCTGGTCCACCAATTGAATGGCAAGAAATGACTGGTCCAATGCAAGGAGCTTGTATTGGAGCTACTTTATATGAAAATTGGGCGACAACTGAAGAACAAGCAATTGAACTACTATCAACAGGTGAAATTACCTTTATTCCTTGTCATCAAGTCCATGCCGTTGGACCTATGGGAGGTATTACCTCAGCTACAATGCCTGTGCATATTGTTAAAAATACACAACATCAAAATTTAGCTTTTTGCAATCTCAACGAAGGTATAGGCAAAGTAATGCGTTTCGGTGCTTATGGTGCTGATGTTCAACAACGCCTAAGATGGATGCGAGATGAATTAGCACCTGTTTTAAACGAAGCCTTAGAAGATACTGATGGCATAGATCTTACTGCAATTATGGCTCAAGCTATTACAATGGGTGATGAATTTCATCAACGAAACATTGCTGCTTCAGCATTACTCGCCAAAATATTAGCCCCTAAAATTATGCAGCAACAACGTGAAAGATCCATATTAACCCGAGTAATGGATTTCTTAAGTGTAACCGATCAATTCTTCCTAAACCTTGCAATGGCTTATGCTAAATCTGTAATGGATGCTGCTGCCTCAATTGGAAAGGGCTCTATCGTAACGGCACTATCTCGTAATGGCAAAGATTTTGGCATAAAAGTAAGCGGATTAGGTGATCAATGGTTTACCGCTCCCGTCAATACTCCTCAAGGCCTATTTTTTACAGGTTATGATCAAGCTGACGCAAATCCAGATATTGGCGATAGTGCCATTACCGAAGCATTTGGTATTGGTGGTGCAGCAATGATTGCAGCGCCGGGAGTTACTCGCTTTGTTGGAGCTGGTGGGTTTAATGCAGCATTAGACACCTCTGATGAAATGAGTGAAATCTACCTTGATAATAACGAAATGCTACAAATTCCAACCTGGGATTTTAAGGGATGTTGTCTAGGATTAGATATACGTCGAGTGATTGAAACAGGTATTACACCTCTTATCAATACAGGAATAGCACATAAAAAAGCGGGGATCGGACAAATTGGTGCAGGAACAGTTAGAGTACCACTTGCTTGTTTTGAAAAAGCACTTGAAGCCTTAGCAAAAAAATTAAATTAATCTACTTAAATCATTTTTGCGATTATTAATAGCTAATAAAAGGAAACTATTACAATGAAAAAACCAACCATTGTTATTGCTTTAGGTGGAAATGCCTTATTAAGGCGTGGACAAATAATGTCTTACCAAAATCAACTTGAAAATATCCGTATCGCTGCAGATGCTATCGGAAAATTGACTAAAGAATATCGAATTGCAATTGTTCATGGAAATGGTCCACAAGTGGGGCTACTAGCACAACAAAATGAAGCTTATTCGGCAGTTCCTGCTTATCCATTGAGCTGTTTAGTGGCTGAAACACAAGGTATGATTGCCACAATGCTTGTTCAAGAATTACAAAAAATTTGTGATAAGCCCATTACCTCCATTCTTACTCACGTTGAAGTGGATCCTAATGACTTAGCTTTTATCGAACCAACCAAATTTATTGGTGCAGTTTACGACCAAACACAAGCTGAAACATTAGCGAAGAAATATCATTGGCAAATTAAAGCTGATGGTAACTTTTATCGTAGAGTAGTTGCCTCTCCTAAACCTTTAGCCGTCAGAGAAAGCTCGGCTATTCGTACTGCTTTGGATAACGATAACATCGTTATTTGCGCTGGAGGCGGTGGTATTCCTGTTGCCAAACAAGATGGCATTTTTACCAATATTGATTGTGTTATTGATAAAGATGCCACAGCATCTTTATTAGCTACACAAATTAAGGCTGATTACTTCTTAATCCTAACAGATGGTGACGGTATCTATCTTAATTGGGGGAAAGAAAATCAAACTAAATTAACCAAAATTACCGCCTCTGAATTAGCAACTTATCAATTCGATCCGGGGTCAATGCAACCAAAAGTAAATGCTGTCATTAATTTTGTCCAACAAACCCCTGATGGAAAAGCGATTATTACTGACCTAAATTTAGCAAATCAAGCTCTCAAGGGAAAATCGGGTACTTTAATCATTAATTAATACTTATCGCAAGGACAAGTTTTTCTAAAAAATCTTGTCCTTTATTTCAGCATAATAATTAAAATTTAATCACAGCATACTATTTTTTCAAACAATATTTTTTCATCACAAATATACTACATAAAAACACAAATTTAGAATAAAATAACAATTCATAGATAATAAAAGAATATTATTCTATTTAATTGTAAATATTTTCTATATTTTAACCAAAAAACAGAAATTTATTCGTTGACATCCTAAGGTAATTAAGTAAGATGAAGAAAAATCAATATACTTTACTATAAATTAATTAACTGGAATTTTTTATGAAAATGATTTTTTCTTCTTTATCACTCCTCCTACTATGCACTCATTTAGTATGTGCGGTTTGATTGTGGAAGAAAAAAATAAACTTGCAATCACAACATCAACAAACCCGCACTTATAGCGGGTTTTTTTATAACTATTTTATGTTGATAAACATAACTTTAAGAGGAAAATGCAATGAAAGACCGTGTCATTATTTTTGATACCACTTTGCGTGATGGTGAACAGGCTTTAAGCGCAAGTTTAACCGTCAAAGAAAAATTACAAATTGCTTTTGCTTTAGAACGTTTAGGCGTAGATATTATGGAAGTTGGCTTTCCTATTTCTTCAGCAGGTGATTTTGAATCAGTGCAAACTATTGCTAAACATATCAAAAATTCTCGGGTTGCAGCCCTTTCACGTGCGATTGAAAAAGATATTGATGCGGCTTATGAAGCATTAAAAGTCGCTGAAGCCTTTCGTATCCATACTTTTATTGCAACCTCGGCTTTACATGTTGAAGCAAAATTAAAACGGCATTTCGATGATGTCGTTGAAATGGCTGTCCATGCAGTTAAACATGCAAGAAAATATACTGATGATGTTGAATTTTCTTGTGAAGATGCAGGACGTACAGGAATTGATAATATCTGTCGCATTGTTGAAGCTGCTATTAATGCTGGTGCAACAACTATTAATATTCCAGATACCGTTGGTTATACCCTACCAAATCAATTTGGCAACATCATTCATCAGATAATGAATCGAGTACCAAATGTTGATAAGGCGATAATCTCTGTACATTGTCATAATGATCTCGGTATGGCAACCGCCAATTCGTTGACTGCTGTCCAAAATGGTGCAAGGCAAATTGAGTGTACGATTAATGGTATTGGCGAACGTGCCGGAAATTGTTCATTAGAAGAAGTTGTTATGGCATTAAAAACCCGTCAGGATCTTTTTGGTATTGATAGCAAAATTAATCCTAAAGAAATCTATCGTGTCAGCCAAATGGTCAGTCAAATCTGTAATATGCCAATTCAACCGAATAAAGCCATTGTTGGTAGCAATGCCTTCTCTCACTCTTCAGGTATCCACCAAGATGGTATGTTAAAAAATGCCAATACCTATGAAATTATGTCGCCAGAAAGTATCGGTTTGAAAAAAGAAAAATTAAACTTAACCGCTCGTTCTGGTCGTGCAGCGGTTAAAAGTCATATGGCGGAAATGGGATATAGTGAAACAGATTATGATCTAGATAAATTATATAGTAACTTCCTAAAACTTGCCGATAAAAAAGGGCAAGTCTTTGATTATGATTTAGAAGCCCTTGCTTTTATTGATATGCAAAAAGGCGAAAATAATCGCTTAAAGTTAAAAACTATTTCAGTTCAATCCGTAAGTAACTTACCTGCCACCGCTTCAGTCCAATTGATGTTAGATCAAGAACAACAATTAGATGCTGCAACAGGCAATGGACCAGTTGATGCCGTATATAACTGTATTTTACGTATAACAAAACTTGATTTAAATATTCGCAATTATAAATTAAGTGCTAAAGGAGAGGGAAAAGATGCATTAGGGCAAGTCGATATTGTTGTTGAATATAAAGGACGCCGATTCCATGGTGTCGGTTTAGCAACAGATATTGTAGAGGCTTCTGCACTTGCCTTGATCCATGCAATTAATGCAATTTATAGAGCAAAACAAGTAGATGATTTTAAAGAAAAAAGACAAAAAATGGAGACGTTATAATGCAAACTTACAACATTGCTGTATTGGCAGGTGATGGCATTGGCCCTGAGGTGATGGCTGAAGCATTAAAAGTACTTGCTAAAGTTGAGAAAAAGTTTAATTTTAAACTAAATTACCACCACTATGATATTGGTGGTGCAGGCATCGATAATCACGGTAAAGCACTACCTGAGATCACACTACAAGGATGTGAAAATGCTGATGCCATTCTATTTGGTTCAGTCGGTGGACCAAAATGGGAACATTTACCACCTCAAGAACAACCTGAACGTGGTGCATTATTACCACTACGGAAACATTTTTCTCTCTTCTGTAATTTACGTCCAGCAACCTTATACAAAGGATTAGAAAAATTCTGTCCATTGCGTGCAGATATTGCTAACACAGGCTTTGATATGGTTGTTGTACGAGAATTAACTGGTGGTATTTATTTTGGTCAACCCAAAGGAAGAGAAGGTCAAGGTGCAACAGAAAAAGCATTTGATACAGAAGTTTATCATTGTTATGAAATTGAACGCATTGCTCGAATTGCCTTTAAAACAGCTCAGCAACGAAAAAAACACCTTACTTCAGTGGATAAAGCAAATGTATTAACCAGTTCAATTCTATGGCGTGAAGTGGTAACAGAAATTGCTCAAGAATACCCAGATGTTCAGTTAGATCACCTTTATATTGATAATGCAACCATGCAGTTAATTAAACAGCCTGCATTTTTTGATGTGTTACTTTGCTCTAATATTTTTGGCGATATTATTTCCGATGAATGTGCAATGATTACTGGCTCAATGGGAATGTTGCCTTCTGCAAGTTTAAATGAACAAGGTTTCGGATTATATGAACCTGCAGGCGGATCTGCACCAGATATTGCGGGAAAAGGGATTGCTAACCCTATTGCACAAATCCTCTGTGCAGCCATGATGTTACGTCATAGTTTTAATTTAGAAGCCGCAGCACAAGCCATTGAAACAGCAGTACAAACCGTCTTAGCGAATGGTGCACGTACTATTGATTTGGCTGATAACAACCCCGCTATTTCAACAACAGAAATGGGCGATTTAATTGCCGCAGCGATTTAATCAATCTTGCCCGTCATAGGAGATTAATGATGAAAAAAACACTTTACGAAAAATTATTTGATTCGCATATCGTTTATGAAGCTGAAGGAGAAACGCCTATTTTATACATTAATCGTCATTTAATGCATGAAGTAACCTCTCCTCAAGCCTTTGATGGACTGCGTGTTGCTGGTCGATCTGTTCGACAGGCGAATAAAACATTTGCCACTATGGATCACAGTATATCGACCCAAAGTCGTGATCCTTCAGCCTGTGGAGAACAAGCTAGAATTCAAGTATTAGAACTTGATAAGAACTGCCAAGCTAATAATATTTCTCTCTATGATTTAAAAAGCAAAAATCAAGGAATTGTCCATGTTGTTGGTCCTGAACAAGGATTAACTTTACCCGGAATGAC is part of the Mergibacter septicus genome and encodes:
- a CDS encoding YlbE family protein, with protein sequence MLKANKEAITRMAQADPILVNIKQAKDVLKGFSKNIFLHAGPPIEFEKMCPPMKGAVYCALINEGFAKDIEEAKEIAVSGQIIYKPCHEFGVVGPMTGLTTWSMPLWVIEDKNTQQQAYVNVSEGQGVGLRFGEYSQKTLQRLNWIKDVFMPIFQKILQQDGPVDLAPIMAQGLAMGDELHMRNIATTSLILKHFSHAIGKYAGEHTADILRFISIGNDQFFLNLAMGANKLIADMADGIRGSTIVTAIARNGVEVGIRISGLKGRWFTAPAPMIEGLYFPGYTEKDANPDLGDSAIMEVGGFGGCAMIASPAIIKFLGHDTVDIAHTTTNNMYKIAASTNPKYQIPIYDFKGIPLGLDAIKIVETGITPVLNTAIASNKAGAGMVGAGMSTVPLKPFEDALYALADELGI
- a CDS encoding Nramp family divalent metal transporter, giving the protein MNALIRKIKSSGPAAIITSAFIGPGTIIVSTKAGIAFGYSLIWAVIFAVISLMFLMEMASRVAIITKQDLIQATINVIPNSIIWKRFIQGLMLLAVLTVCFAFQAGNFSGGSLGLANALGLEQKYVVILMTMIVLLITLLGSSHLLELIMKLFVGFMGIVFVITFLFIQPNVFAILKGVIPNIPEGGYVLTLALIGTTLIGINLILHSITSKDRWSKETDLIEAKWDIGINILIGGLITFSIVVTSATVLQGTNITGNPALMFTQSLKPVLGDYASLLGNLGLFAAGLSSAIAIPFTLKKITTGVFQFKDGAQGRKANILAIIAILFGAVLAIIGKNPQQIIILAQATSGFFLPLITILILIVTNNKQVLGRYVNKPLQNVVGGLVVILTLALGIQGIRQAVINFFNLLG
- a CDS encoding DUF2877 domain-containing protein gives rise to the protein MYKKDKNFKLDCTYQVVSIFNNVINLRYQNRIYSIFNQKINKAPYSLIVDGDYFLKLKYSSNKTIFIPNLDVEEFSCYLENHNKLIELSCIENKLKSLNREFGLIEIAFQNRRKDGILKDLLGLGIGLTPSGDDYIVGYMAGYYSQHQGILPEFRLLANLSQSKTNEISANYLNNASNRLFKQEILDVVNNISDEDCINNLLNMGFSSGQDILYGIYDYFKCYDFKQRIGGLI
- a CDS encoding MFS transporter; this translates as MKNNGVSWVKLSFIFSFGWALIYFDRVMLTPVIKYVLTDFNISISEVGIIFSIFFLGYTLLQIPGGILAGKFGIEKIIKISFLGLAIISLLNGLVTSFYFFIILRFLAGAFEGIYYGPQFSLSSKYVVGKYKTFATTIINSGMSIGIILGNTIPVLLVDNYSIDYKFLYFIVFFISLFLVYLLGKNIPVIQDGYKHNQFKVNKELIKIFFISFSSLYAFFHLLTWIQVYLSEEKLISTSIISISILLISVISIFSSLIFSLLVDKYNAIGVFIKFLLFFTVISICIFVYSDKLNVLIFSLVMYGIFGKMALDPILIVAVSKLNTNNNLSTTLSIFNFVGLLSSIIAPYVGGKVLEYTGSLDMSFMFSVVLLFIAFGVSFSLNKYD
- the fdrA gene encoding acyl-CoA synthetase FdrA — encoded protein: MITAAIKPNCFQDSVSLMIISKKLSSMNCVEQVSVMMGTPANKELLKNTGLWHDIFNNATPNDICISINTKEHNDSIIVEVEKALDQELTNLANHSKGKTLPTVRSWTRATKIFPQANIALISIAGEYAADTAHQALDKGLNVMLFSDNIPLEQERQLKLKAKENNLIVMGPDCGTSIIAGIPLAFANRVPEGCIGIVGASGTGIQELCSQIVLQGEGISHALGLGGRDLSEEIGGISAEIALDMLNQDTKTKVIAFVSKPPSPSVKEKIIQKMQSLTKPVIAIFLGHRPTQQNLGNGVELAYTLDEAAKKAVMLAKIQRIITSQKTSLYQGKIYGLYTGGTLATECAILMAEALNLQVDNSHHQGIMLNAKGHMIIDLGDDFYTLGRPHPMIDPSTRTDQIEKLKDTEFSILLVDIVLGFGGHIDPAGAITQAIIRLRQQRQQDFIVIATITGTDQDPQSRQKQIQILNEAEIIIANNIREAVELAVGLIHTKPQDQISKTNTLLKQPKIINIGLNNFAQDLLNCQAEAIHFRWAPIAGGNQKMIELLAKLS
- a CDS encoding YlbE family protein, which gives rise to MKYDINQANLEVITKIKTARPFWIGVKLAKEVIPELNQGKVLLHAGPPIEWQEMTGPMQGACIGATLYENWATTEEQAIELLSTGEITFIPCHQVHAVGPMGGITSATMPVHIVKNTQHQNLAFCNLNEGIGKVMRFGAYGADVQQRLRWMRDELAPVLNEALEDTDGIDLTAIMAQAITMGDEFHQRNIAASALLAKILAPKIMQQQRERSILTRVMDFLSVTDQFFLNLAMAYAKSVMDAAASIGKGSIVTALSRNGKDFGIKVSGLGDQWFTAPVNTPQGLFFTGYDQADANPDIGDSAITEAFGIGGAAMIAAPGVTRFVGAGGFNAALDTSDEMSEIYLDNNEMLQIPTWDFKGCCLGLDIRRVIETGITPLINTGIAHKKAGIGQIGAGTVRVPLACFEKALEALAKKLN
- a CDS encoding carbamate kinase, whose amino-acid sequence is MKKPTIVIALGGNALLRRGQIMSYQNQLENIRIAADAIGKLTKEYRIAIVHGNGPQVGLLAQQNEAYSAVPAYPLSCLVAETQGMIATMLVQELQKICDKPITSILTHVEVDPNDLAFIEPTKFIGAVYDQTQAETLAKKYHWQIKADGNFYRRVVASPKPLAVRESSAIRTALDNDNIVICAGGGGIPVAKQDGIFTNIDCVIDKDATASLLATQIKADYFLILTDGDGIYLNWGKENQTKLTKITASELATYQFDPGSMQPKVNAVINFVQQTPDGKAIITDLNLANQALKGKSGTLIIN
- the leuA gene encoding 2-isopropylmalate synthase, with the protein product MKDRVIIFDTTLRDGEQALSASLTVKEKLQIAFALERLGVDIMEVGFPISSAGDFESVQTIAKHIKNSRVAALSRAIEKDIDAAYEALKVAEAFRIHTFIATSALHVEAKLKRHFDDVVEMAVHAVKHARKYTDDVEFSCEDAGRTGIDNICRIVEAAINAGATTINIPDTVGYTLPNQFGNIIHQIMNRVPNVDKAIISVHCHNDLGMATANSLTAVQNGARQIECTINGIGERAGNCSLEEVVMALKTRQDLFGIDSKINPKEIYRVSQMVSQICNMPIQPNKAIVGSNAFSHSSGIHQDGMLKNANTYEIMSPESIGLKKEKLNLTARSGRAAVKSHMAEMGYSETDYDLDKLYSNFLKLADKKGQVFDYDLEALAFIDMQKGENNRLKLKTISVQSVSNLPATASVQLMLDQEQQLDAATGNGPVDAVYNCILRITKLDLNIRNYKLSAKGEGKDALGQVDIVVEYKGRRFHGVGLATDIVEASALALIHAINAIYRAKQVDDFKEKRQKMETL